The following coding sequences are from one Polypterus senegalus isolate Bchr_013 unplaced genomic scaffold, ASM1683550v1 scaffold_5375, whole genome shotgun sequence window:
- the LOC120521828 gene encoding zinc transporter ZIP3-like: MDIVIAKVLCLLGVFVFMMAGSLVPVWIIQADYEKAYRSRKILSLCNSFGGGVFLATCFNALLPAVQEKVADVLQRVNIKTDYPLAETMMLVGFFLTVFVEQAVLTFRKETPPFIDLETFNAGGSEAGSDSEYESPFISASQGGSRHHHHHHSNHLRPSELARAGPLRLASLVFALSAHSVFEGLALGLQDKGAKVTSLFLGVAIHETLAAVALGVSMAKASLSIKDAARIATIVSLMIPLGIGVGMGIESAQNLAGSITSVVLQGVAAGTFLFVTFFEILARELEEKQDRLLKVLFLILGYTVLASLIFIRW, from the exons ATGGACATCGTGATAGCAAAGGTGCTCTGCCTGCTTGGCGTGTTTGTCTTCATGATGGCAGGATCACTTGTTCCTGTGTGGATCATTCAGGCAGATTATGAGAAGGCCTACCGATCAAGAAAGATTCTGTCTCTTTGCAACTCTTTTGGGGGTGGTGTCTTCCTAGCCACATGCTTTAATGCACTGCTTCCTGCAGTGCAAGAAAAG GTAGCTGATGTCTTGCAACGGGTCAACATTAAGACAGATTACCCTCTGGCAGAGACGATGATGCTGGTCGGCTTCTTCTTGACGGTGTTTGTTGAGCAGGCAGTGCTCACCTTTCGCAAAGAGACACCCCCCTTCATTGACTTGGAAACCTTCAATGCTGGTGGTTCAGAGGCAGGTAGTGACTCGGAGTATGAAAGCCCATTCATCAGTGCCTCCCAAGGGGGCAgccgccaccaccaccatcatcaCAGTAACCACCTGCGACCATCAGAACTAGCCCGTGCTGGTCCTTTACGCCTTGCCAGCTTAGTCTTTGCACTGTCAGCCCACTCAGTTTTTGAAGGATTGGCACTGGGGCTGCAAGACAAAGGGGCAAAAGTCACAAGCCTTTTCCTTGGAGTGGCAATCCATGAGACGCTTGCAGCAGTGGCTCTGGGAGTCAGCATGGCCAAGGCATCACTGTCCATTAAGGATGCAGCCAGAATTGCCACAATAGTGAGCTTAATGATTCCTCTGGGAATTGGGGTGGGGATGGGTATTGAGAGTGCCCAGAATCTTGCAGGCAGTATCACTTCGGTGGTTCTTCAAGGTGTGGCAGCTGGCACTTTCTTGTTTGTGACCTTCTTTGAGATTTTGGCCCGTGAACTGGAAGAAAAGCAAGACCGGCTCCTTAAAGTTCTGTTCCTCATTCTGGGATACACAGTGCTGGCCAGCTTGATCTTTATCAGGTGGTAA